One segment of Methanofastidiosum sp. DNA contains the following:
- a CDS encoding type II toxin-antitoxin system HicB family antitoxin: MEQIKIIVERHIDGYVAYPIGLKGAVVGEGNTYEEALADVKSAIQFHIEAFGKDAFIEEDIIETFIAEVVV; the protein is encoded by the coding sequence ATGGAACAGATAAAAATAATTGTTGAAAGGCATATTGACGGGTATGTAGCTTATCCTATTGGCCTAAAGGGTGCTGTAGTCGGTGAAGGGAATACTTACGAAGAGGCCCTAGCAGATGTTAAATCTGCGATTCAGTTCCATATAGAAGCGTTTGGAAAGGATGCGTTTATTGAGGAAGATATTATAGAAACTTTTATTGCTGAAGTGGTAGTTTAG
- a CDS encoding type II toxin-antitoxin system HicA family toxin — protein MTKFPADAPTRKVIKTFELLGFVVAREGNHISMVRENEDGTKTPLTMPNREKIKSSTLRVICRQVGVSRDEFIMAYEHV, from the coding sequence TTGACTAAATTCCCTGCAGATGCTCCAACAAGGAAAGTAATCAAAACTTTTGAATTACTTGGATTTGTAGTTGCGAGAGAAGGAAATCACATCTCCATGGTTAGGGAAAATGAAGACGGCACTAAGACTCCGCTGACTATGCCAAACCGTGAGAAGATTAAAAGCTCCACTTTGAGAGTCATATGCCGGCAAGTTGGGGTTTCTAGGGACGAATTCATAATGGCATATGAGCATGTTTAA